The Pseudomonas sp. G2-4 genome window below encodes:
- a CDS encoding murein L,D-transpeptidase catalytic domain family protein has product MLSILRQFCLIMTGLGVMCSPALAEKANSQLLYNSLAHAAPELNPQALKSALSAMQCAVANGATQARHLAVIDYSQPSTARRLWIFDLRQKKLVLRDLVAHGQKSGENFATQFSNRLGSFQSSLGLFRTQESYQGAHGYSLRMDGLEPGFNDQARDRAIVIHAADYVNPLWSVRQGRIGRSLGCPAVRPQVARQVIDKLKGGQFMFSWYPEPNWLKRSAYLNCQPQQVASILATSGS; this is encoded by the coding sequence GTGCTGAGCATTCTGCGCCAATTTTGCCTGATCATGACGGGCCTTGGCGTGATGTGCAGCCCAGCGCTCGCCGAAAAGGCCAATTCTCAACTTCTTTACAACAGCCTCGCCCACGCAGCGCCGGAACTCAATCCCCAAGCACTCAAAAGTGCCTTGAGCGCCATGCAATGCGCGGTCGCCAATGGCGCCACCCAGGCTCGTCATTTGGCGGTGATCGATTACTCGCAACCGTCCACGGCTCGCCGCCTGTGGATCTTCGACCTGCGGCAGAAGAAGTTGGTATTACGCGACCTGGTGGCCCATGGGCAAAAATCCGGGGAAAACTTCGCCACGCAATTTTCCAATCGCCTGGGTAGTTTCCAGTCCAGCCTTGGCCTGTTTCGCACCCAGGAAAGCTACCAGGGTGCCCACGGCTACTCGCTGCGCATGGACGGTCTGGAGCCGGGTTTCAATGATCAGGCCCGTGATCGCGCCATCGTGATCCATGCCGCCGACTACGTGAACCCGCTCTGGAGCGTGCGCCAGGGCCGCATCGGACGCAGCCTGGGCTGCCCTGCCGTTCGCCCGCAGGTGGCGCGCCAGGTGATCGACAAGCTCAAGGGCGGGCAATTCATGTTTTCCTGGTACCCGGAACCGAACTGGCTCAAGCGTTCGGCGTACCTCAACTGCCAGCCGCAACAGGTTGCCAGTATTCTTGCGACCAGCGGCAGTTAG
- a CDS encoding heme-binding protein codes for MKTKAVLAEQDVAQLLLAAKELAHQRQWAVSICVVDDGGHPLGMLRLDDASPVSAYIATEKARTAAMGRRDSKVFEDMINGGRYAFLSAPHLQGMLEGGVTIRHDGQCIGAIGVSGVKAEQDAELARLAVEAALPQA; via the coding sequence ATGAAAACCAAAGCAGTACTCGCTGAACAAGACGTTGCGCAATTGCTCTTGGCGGCCAAGGAATTGGCTCATCAGCGCCAATGGGCGGTCTCGATCTGCGTGGTGGACGACGGCGGTCATCCCCTGGGAATGTTGCGCTTGGACGATGCCTCACCGGTGTCGGCCTATATCGCCACCGAAAAAGCCCGCACTGCCGCCATGGGCAGGCGCGACAGCAAGGTTTTCGAGGACATGATCAACGGCGGCCGCTATGCCTTCCTCAGCGCTCCGCACCTGCAAGGCATGCTCGAAGGCGGCGTGACCATCCGCCACGACGGCCAATGCATCGGCGCCATTGGCGTGTCCGGGGTCAAGGCCGAGCAGGATGCGGAATTGGCGCGGTTGGCGGTGGAGGCGGCGCTGCCGCAAGCCTGA
- a CDS encoding DUF6543 domain-containing protein, with the protein MSTLETHVEFIQARLPIWLKRASRGHQKRFKVLAQQLQRDSDTLNELMIDLPAPDTFTCNLLQAQPPVQAWGPVNGTGGVAGAVRRARVKRDPFGASLSVVEAAMRNYPPADASAGSEFDKQGELFIKGKPGEFSRWGAPSATAALPTTPASFARLCRQVDVGGAYQRLLEQRLPRIGSEVTAVAKAYRAYARSQLAYDAYEAKLDGRLDETGERLLAYVGVQLEDRPVVPLACEVKALEVLSAPLFGARVYWGLAADAKGVRPVVLHLPHDVVAPIKQFPSLQAMAAQLTERMRKRSYRQSLLRYLPMRLQARLGEALHDQVEWEVNDNLNLFQEIHARITGWREGELGEDGNPRRIRVPTPHVPWNLSDVRENHWDDRYHEWRTHTLANASALMVPTKDQDWQALLARLEYWESLAERSLMLAVSFIPFCAPIGMAAAAVGGVRLMYEFFEGIQAFNEGHAQEGIDHIFNVLFGIAQGAYLGFIGGAVEPMPVSDGTTRLWNGDVNPFQARRRPPMEAKQDAWGVWRTADQAWVQIEGQYFEVQGSVDALGLRLPIGHRGVTPLLEWNRARGWRWAHRNPLQRSNLELLRDFAETPGELDDKTILALQRQVGISEAHLRYLQVEGQPLPALFADALSEARNWQKVQQTIGRLRRDEAPGHVPVRIAQTLMDLPGWPKDLMLRYHDGVQTYSAGDTAATRILDLHKVDLEQDTWADRILAGLSVDEQRTLLGQSTLGLHPVERSRLLAGRWSGYLERHGTQVSDAMVRPAGLDPLAVPVARAFPGLPESMANELANQAQGQDRLRLLKGRVTGRLGKQCVEALSELRLTRALRALERGESSTDRDAIVMGLLGNTARLRGRLHLRLSSPEQQGPLTVGEAGPLKVIRQEDGQYLPFDEADNELAGPSSLEEALLRAMPDEARNALGLNIWEAAKLREALIEQALGDRQGLRPYLRLKRFYSMNEGPQWLNGYFGYPMSGRGRLPLQRWLGSLQGRLERLYPHHAGAALEGLQRSLTEQAGRERISLEDLVTRLTHEWATLDEGLRQWEVEEGLHHPNESRYNRDELISVRREVTREIRRAWRREPEPGREDSELMLRLSGWDIGRLPPLSARFDHIEELMLAHMGLSEDPSDFLRLFPNIDTLRLHGNNLTAVPAAAGEFRNLLELSLGRNPLNLDADVFAPLLGADRAPRLQELNLSEVSGGAVASADRAVAIGRLAELPSLQELVWSDNLHFTAEELQAITALPGLRTLDLARCGLRLDEEGSAFLRTATTLRELRLSGNNCRDLPDLPELVALEALELANAGLDRVPALALRLLSKSSSEPLFLDLKGNRITDIQGDLIPALGNMPTGNTLGLWLEDNPLPSAQIRTLRAVDAQAFRYTVDDWLDPFHELQRALEVARDDAGGRRFIDWYSGLIRDADADVLGGLASEDRQRATSILQYYTGFPDVYADLSARIADFDQQLAQLRTRLQARVLDRLTPDVAELEAHFLMFQAVQHSRLETQGVPFSRFLGRHHLYWDRVLANRYPEAALRQAAMTREGFINWLSDAQDSFNGNDQIPRVGELTWRPYLGLMSREWSDGLAIWDTMEDNLVDAFSEPVDPSHWPQVLLDNLAQPDADLPSALESVTGPEGIVWHRVRLEAVADVDWGAAQPVMLSEDQLRRTMAIYRSVKSRETEALVRRITTGLVSPWWALRAY; encoded by the coding sequence ATGTCCACGCTCGAGACCCATGTCGAGTTCATCCAGGCCAGGCTGCCCATCTGGTTGAAACGCGCTTCACGGGGCCATCAGAAACGTTTCAAGGTCCTTGCCCAGCAATTACAGCGCGACAGCGACACCCTCAATGAGCTGATGATCGACTTGCCGGCCCCCGATACCTTTACGTGCAACCTGCTGCAAGCTCAGCCGCCGGTGCAGGCCTGGGGGCCAGTGAATGGCACTGGCGGTGTTGCGGGTGCGGTACGTCGGGCCCGGGTCAAGCGCGATCCCTTCGGCGCCTCGCTGTCGGTGGTCGAAGCGGCCATGCGCAATTACCCTCCCGCCGATGCGAGCGCCGGCAGCGAGTTTGATAAACAAGGCGAACTCTTCATCAAGGGCAAGCCTGGAGAGTTCAGCCGTTGGGGGGCGCCGTCAGCCACGGCGGCGCTGCCCACGACCCCGGCCAGCTTCGCGCGGCTCTGTCGACAGGTGGATGTGGGCGGGGCTTATCAGCGCTTGCTCGAACAACGGCTGCCGCGTATCGGCAGCGAGGTGACCGCCGTCGCCAAGGCCTATAGGGCCTACGCACGTAGCCAGCTGGCCTACGACGCCTACGAGGCGAAGCTGGATGGACGCCTGGATGAAACGGGTGAGCGATTGCTGGCTTATGTCGGGGTGCAGCTTGAAGATCGCCCCGTGGTCCCCTTGGCTTGTGAGGTCAAGGCGCTGGAGGTGCTGTCGGCGCCGCTGTTCGGTGCTCGGGTGTATTGGGGCCTGGCAGCAGATGCCAAAGGCGTACGCCCAGTCGTCTTGCACCTGCCCCATGACGTGGTGGCGCCCATCAAGCAATTTCCCAGCTTGCAGGCCATGGCAGCTCAGCTGACCGAACGGATGCGCAAGCGCAGTTATCGCCAGAGCCTGCTGCGTTACCTCCCGATGCGCTTGCAGGCCCGGTTAGGCGAGGCCCTGCATGATCAGGTGGAGTGGGAGGTAAATGACAACCTCAATCTCTTTCAGGAAATCCACGCGCGCATTACCGGCTGGCGAGAGGGCGAGCTGGGTGAGGATGGCAACCCCCGACGCATTCGGGTGCCGACGCCCCACGTGCCCTGGAACCTTAGCGATGTGCGCGAAAATCACTGGGACGATCGCTATCACGAATGGCGCACCCACACCCTGGCCAATGCCTCGGCGCTGATGGTCCCCACCAAGGATCAGGACTGGCAGGCGCTGCTGGCTCGCCTTGAGTATTGGGAAAGCCTCGCCGAGCGTTCGTTGATGCTCGCCGTCAGCTTCATCCCGTTTTGCGCGCCGATCGGGATGGCCGCAGCGGCGGTGGGCGGGGTGCGTTTGATGTATGAATTTTTCGAGGGCATCCAGGCGTTCAACGAAGGCCATGCCCAGGAAGGCATCGACCATATCTTCAACGTCTTGTTTGGCATCGCTCAAGGCGCCTACCTCGGGTTCATCGGCGGGGCCGTTGAACCCATGCCGGTGAGTGACGGTACGACGCGTCTCTGGAACGGCGATGTCAACCCGTTCCAGGCCCGGCGCCGACCTCCCATGGAAGCCAAGCAGGACGCCTGGGGTGTCTGGCGCACGGCCGACCAGGCATGGGTGCAGATTGAAGGCCAATACTTCGAGGTGCAGGGGAGCGTCGATGCCTTGGGCTTGCGCCTGCCCATCGGCCATCGAGGCGTGACGCCTCTGTTGGAGTGGAACCGTGCCCGCGGCTGGCGATGGGCGCACCGCAATCCATTGCAGCGCAGCAACCTGGAGCTGTTGCGCGACTTTGCCGAAACGCCAGGCGAGCTGGACGACAAGACGATCCTTGCCCTGCAACGGCAGGTTGGCATCAGCGAGGCGCACCTGCGTTACCTGCAAGTGGAAGGACAGCCGCTGCCGGCGCTATTTGCCGACGCCCTGAGCGAAGCGCGCAATTGGCAAAAGGTGCAGCAGACCATCGGGCGTCTGCGCCGCGATGAAGCGCCAGGGCATGTGCCTGTTCGAATCGCGCAAACCCTCATGGATCTGCCGGGTTGGCCAAAGGACTTGATGCTGCGTTACCACGATGGGGTGCAGACTTACTCCGCAGGCGACACAGCCGCTACGCGCATTCTCGACTTGCACAAAGTGGACTTGGAGCAAGACACCTGGGCGGATCGCATCCTGGCTGGGCTGAGCGTGGATGAACAGCGCACGCTGCTGGGGCAAAGCACCCTTGGCCTGCACCCGGTGGAGCGCAGTCGGTTGTTGGCTGGGCGCTGGTCCGGTTACCTGGAGCGCCATGGGACGCAAGTGAGCGATGCCATGGTCCGGCCCGCAGGGCTCGATCCGCTGGCCGTTCCCGTGGCGCGTGCCTTCCCGGGTTTGCCGGAGTCCATGGCCAACGAGTTGGCCAACCAGGCGCAGGGCCAGGACCGGTTGCGCCTGCTTAAGGGCCGGGTTACCGGGCGCCTGGGCAAGCAATGTGTAGAAGCCCTGAGCGAGTTGCGCCTGACCCGTGCCTTGCGCGCCCTGGAACGCGGCGAAAGCAGCACCGACCGGGACGCCATTGTCATGGGATTGCTTGGCAACACTGCGCGATTGCGCGGTCGGCTGCACCTGCGTCTGTCATCGCCCGAGCAGCAAGGCCCGCTCACGGTGGGAGAGGCAGGGCCGTTGAAAGTCATTCGCCAGGAGGACGGCCAATACCTTCCCTTTGACGAAGCGGATAACGAACTGGCTGGGCCTTCGAGCCTGGAAGAAGCGTTGCTCAGAGCGATGCCGGACGAAGCACGCAACGCGTTGGGCTTGAACATCTGGGAGGCGGCCAAGCTGCGCGAGGCACTTATCGAGCAAGCCCTTGGCGATCGGCAGGGCCTGCGTCCGTACCTGCGACTCAAGCGCTTCTACAGCATGAATGAGGGGCCGCAATGGCTGAACGGATACTTTGGTTACCCCATGAGCGGACGGGGACGACTCCCATTGCAGCGCTGGCTTGGCAGCCTGCAAGGGCGCCTTGAACGGCTGTATCCCCACCACGCTGGGGCTGCCTTAGAGGGGCTGCAACGTAGCTTGACCGAGCAGGCCGGACGCGAACGCATCAGCCTCGAGGATCTGGTCACTCGGTTGACCCATGAATGGGCAACCCTGGATGAAGGGCTGCGCCAATGGGAGGTTGAGGAGGGCCTTCATCACCCTAACGAGAGCCGTTACAACCGTGATGAACTGATTTCGGTGCGCAGGGAGGTGACGAGGGAGATCCGCCGGGCCTGGCGACGTGAACCCGAACCGGGCCGGGAAGATAGCGAGCTGATGTTGCGTCTGTCGGGGTGGGACATCGGCCGGCTTCCTCCCCTCAGCGCGCGTTTCGACCATATCGAAGAGCTGATGTTGGCGCACATGGGCTTGAGTGAAGACCCCTCGGATTTCCTGCGGCTGTTTCCCAATATCGATACGCTGCGCCTGCACGGCAATAACCTGACCGCCGTGCCAGCGGCGGCCGGCGAGTTTCGCAATCTGCTGGAGCTGTCGTTGGGCAGGAACCCGCTCAACCTGGACGCGGATGTATTCGCCCCCTTGCTGGGCGCCGACCGCGCCCCCCGCCTACAGGAGCTGAACCTGTCCGAGGTGAGCGGCGGGGCGGTGGCCAGTGCCGACAGAGCCGTAGCCATCGGTCGCTTGGCAGAATTGCCCTCGCTGCAGGAGCTGGTATGGTCCGACAACTTGCATTTCACCGCCGAGGAATTGCAGGCCATCACCGCTTTACCGGGATTGCGCACCCTGGACCTGGCTCGCTGCGGCCTGCGCCTGGATGAGGAGGGCAGTGCCTTCCTGCGGACCGCCACGACCTTGAGGGAATTGCGCCTGAGCGGTAACAACTGCCGCGATTTGCCCGATCTGCCCGAACTTGTGGCCCTGGAGGCACTGGAACTGGCCAACGCAGGGCTTGACCGCGTACCAGCGCTGGCACTGCGGCTGTTATCCAAGTCTTCATCCGAGCCGCTGTTCCTCGACCTCAAGGGCAATCGCATCACTGACATTCAGGGTGATCTGATTCCGGCACTGGGCAACATGCCAACGGGGAATACCCTTGGGCTTTGGCTCGAAGATAATCCGCTACCCAGCGCCCAGATCCGAACCCTGCGCGCTGTGGACGCCCAGGCCTTTCGCTACACCGTCGACGACTGGCTGGATCCCTTCCACGAACTCCAGCGGGCATTGGAGGTGGCCCGCGACGATGCCGGCGGGCGGCGCTTCATCGATTGGTACTCCGGCCTCATCCGCGACGCCGATGCCGATGTACTGGGCGGGCTGGCCTCCGAAGATCGTCAACGGGCGACCAGCATCCTGCAGTACTACACCGGTTTCCCGGACGTCTATGCCGACCTCTCGGCCCGGATCGCGGATTTCGACCAGCAGCTGGCTCAACTGCGCACACGCTTGCAAGCGCGCGTGCTGGACAGGCTAACGCCAGACGTCGCCGAACTGGAGGCGCATTTCCTGATGTTCCAGGCGGTTCAACACAGCCGCCTCGAAACGCAAGGGGTGCCTTTTTCGAGGTTCCTGGGTCGCCATCATCTCTATTGGGACCGAGTGCTGGCCAACCGATATCCCGAGGCCGCGCTACGCCAGGCGGCCATGACGCGCGAAGGGTTCATCAACTGGCTCAGCGACGCCCAGGACTCCTTCAACGGCAATGATCAAATACCCCGCGTCGGCGAGCTGACCTGGCGACCCTACCTGGGGTTGATGTCCCGCGAATGGTCCGACGGCCTGGCAATCTGGGACACGATGGAGGACAACCTGGTGGATGCCTTCAGCGAGCCGGTGGACCCTTCCCATTGGCCCCAGGTATTGCTGGATAACCTGGCCCAGCCGGACGCCGACCTGCCCAGTGCCCTGGAATCAGTCACCGGGCCAGAAGGAATCGTCTGGCACCGTGTGAGGCTCGAGGCGGTGGCGGATGTGGACTGGGGCGCCGCCCAGCCTGTGATGCTTAGCGAAGACCAGTTGCGACGCACCATGGCCATCTACCGTTCGGTCAAGAGTCGGGAGACTGAAGCCTTGGTGAGGCGGATCACTACTGGCTTGGTCAGCCCTTGGTGGGCGCTGCGCGCTTACTGA
- a CDS encoding PDR/VanB family oxidoreductase codes for MIEVQVAARHNEAVDICSYELIRVDGLPLPAFTAGAHIDVHLPNGLIRQYSLCNHPEERHRYLIGVLKDPASRGGSRSLHELIQPGVRLHISEPRNLFGLAPEARRSLLFAGGIGITPILSMAEHLAQSGAAFELHYCARSRERAAFVERLHRSPYADRVFLHFDEEPETLLDAARVLAEPSDDLHLYVCGPGGFMQHVLDTAKVQGWQEPHLHREYFAAAPADTSADGRFSVKLASSGQVFEVPPDRSVVQVLESHGIEVPISCEQGVCGTCLTRVLEGVPEHRDMFLTEAEQACNDQFTPCCSRSKTPLLVLDL; via the coding sequence ATGATCGAAGTCCAGGTGGCGGCGCGGCACAACGAAGCCGTCGATATCTGCAGTTACGAGCTGATCCGTGTCGACGGTCTACCACTGCCGGCGTTCACGGCAGGTGCCCATATCGACGTGCATTTGCCCAACGGCCTGATACGCCAGTATTCGCTGTGCAACCACCCCGAGGAGCGGCATCGCTACCTCATTGGCGTGCTCAAGGACCCCGCCTCGCGCGGCGGTTCGCGCAGTTTGCATGAGTTGATCCAACCCGGCGTGCGCCTGCACATCAGCGAGCCCCGCAACCTGTTTGGCCTCGCCCCTGAGGCCCGGCGCAGCCTGTTGTTTGCCGGCGGCATCGGCATTACGCCGATCTTGAGCATGGCCGAGCACCTGGCCCAGAGCGGCGCAGCGTTCGAACTGCACTACTGCGCCCGTTCCCGGGAGCGTGCAGCCTTTGTCGAGCGTTTGCACCGGTCGCCGTATGCCGACCGGGTCTTCCTGCATTTCGATGAAGAACCCGAGACCTTGCTGGACGCCGCTCGGGTGCTGGCTGAGCCCAGTGATGACCTGCACCTTTATGTGTGCGGTCCCGGCGGTTTCATGCAGCACGTACTCGACACCGCCAAAGTCCAGGGCTGGCAGGAACCCCACCTGCACCGTGAGTACTTCGCCGCTGCGCCTGCCGACACCAGCGCCGATGGCCGTTTCTCAGTAAAACTGGCCAGCAGCGGCCAGGTCTTCGAAGTGCCGCCGGACCGCAGTGTGGTGCAGGTGCTGGAAAGCCATGGCATCGAGGTTCCGATTTCCTGCGAACAAGGCGTCTGTGGCACCTGCCTGACCCGCGTGCTGGAAGGTGTGCCGGAGCATCGGGACATGTTTCTGACCGAGGCTGAACAGGCTTGCAACGATCAGTTC
- a CDS encoding LysE family translocator, whose product MDQLLPFALFAFVASITPGPTNILVLSHSSRFGLASTLPIILGACAAAALLVLLVGTGLGDVLARHATIQTLLSWAGIAWLSWMAWKIFSAPAQAIDPDRPVEGPRLGLAGAAGLQLVNPKTWMMALAVVSVFAGAEADRTVRVLWLSLAFFAISIPCMTVWAYLGLGAARFCRSAVAMGRFNRAMAVLLLVSAWATLVV is encoded by the coding sequence ATGGACCAGTTGCTGCCGTTTGCCTTGTTCGCCTTTGTCGCCTCCATCACCCCGGGCCCGACCAACATCCTGGTGCTGAGCCATAGCTCTCGCTTTGGCCTGGCATCGACCTTGCCAATCATCCTTGGCGCGTGCGCAGCGGCAGCTTTGTTGGTGCTCCTGGTCGGTACGGGGTTGGGGGATGTGCTCGCGCGCCATGCCACGATTCAAACGCTGCTCTCATGGGCCGGCATTGCCTGGTTGAGTTGGATGGCCTGGAAGATTTTCAGCGCGCCGGCCCAGGCCATTGACCCGGACCGGCCTGTTGAAGGTCCACGGCTTGGCCTGGCGGGGGCGGCCGGGTTGCAGTTGGTGAACCCGAAAACCTGGATGATGGCGCTGGCGGTGGTCAGCGTGTTTGCCGGCGCCGAGGCGGACCGTACCGTGCGGGTGCTCTGGCTTTCCCTGGCGTTTTTCGCAATTTCCATTCCGTGCATGACCGTGTGGGCCTACCTGGGCCTCGGTGCTGCCAGGTTCTGCCGTTCCGCCGTGGCGATGGGGCGGTTCAATCGGGCCATGGCGGTATTGTTGCTGGTGTCGGCGTGGGCGACGTTGGTGGTCTGA
- a CDS encoding aromatic ring-hydroxylating dioxygenase subunit alpha — MFPKNTWYVACTPDEIADKPLGRQICGEKMVFFRGHEGKVAAVEDFCPHRGAPLSLGYVENGNLVCGYHGLVMGGDGKTVEMPGQRVRGFPCNKSFAIEERHGFIWVWPGDQALADPALIHHLEWAESDEWAYGGGLFHIQCDYRLMIDNLMDLTHETYVHASSIGQKEIDEAPPVTTVEGDEVVTARHMENIMAPPFWRMALRGNNLADDVPVDRWQICRFTPPSHVLIEVGVAHAGNGGYHAAPQFKASSIVVDFITPETETSIWYFWGMARHFQPQDEALTASIREGQGKIFSEDLEMLERQQRNLLDHPQRNLLKLNIDAGGVQSRRVLERWIAREREAQPGLIASSHQPQLAEQRP, encoded by the coding sequence ATGTTCCCCAAAAACACCTGGTACGTTGCCTGCACCCCCGATGAAATCGCCGACAAACCTCTGGGTCGCCAGATCTGTGGAGAGAAGATGGTTTTTTTCCGTGGGCATGAAGGCAAGGTCGCGGCAGTGGAAGACTTCTGCCCTCACCGTGGCGCCCCGCTCTCCTTGGGCTACGTCGAAAACGGCAACCTGGTGTGCGGCTATCACGGGCTGGTGATGGGGGGCGATGGCAAGACCGTGGAAATGCCGGGACAACGGGTGCGGGGATTTCCTTGCAACAAGAGCTTTGCGATAGAGGAACGCCATGGCTTCATCTGGGTCTGGCCCGGTGACCAGGCGCTGGCGGATCCGGCGCTGATCCATCATCTGGAGTGGGCCGAAAGTGATGAGTGGGCCTACGGTGGCGGCCTGTTCCATATCCAATGCGACTACCGCCTGATGATCGACAACCTGATGGACCTGACCCACGAAACCTATGTGCACGCCTCCAGCATCGGCCAGAAGGAAATCGACGAGGCGCCGCCCGTGACCACGGTCGAAGGCGACGAAGTGGTCACCGCCCGGCACATGGAAAACATCATGGCTCCGCCCTTCTGGCGCATGGCGTTGCGCGGCAACAACCTGGCCGACGACGTGCCGGTGGATCGCTGGCAGATCTGCCGCTTCACCCCGCCCAGCCATGTGCTGATCGAAGTGGGCGTGGCCCATGCCGGCAACGGCGGTTATCACGCCGCGCCGCAATTCAAGGCGTCGAGCATCGTGGTGGATTTCATCACGCCGGAAACCGAAACCTCCATCTGGTACTTCTGGGGCATGGCCCGGCACTTCCAGCCACAGGATGAAGCGCTGACCGCGAGCATTCGCGAAGGCCAGGGCAAGATTTTCAGCGAAGACCTGGAGATGCTTGAGCGCCAGCAACGCAATCTGCTGGACCATCCGCAACGCAACCTGCTCAAGCTCAACATCGATGCCGGCGGCGTGCAGTCGCGTCGGGTGCTGGAGCGTTGGATCGCCCGGGAGCGTGAAGCCCAGCCCGGATTGATTGCCAGCAGCCATCAGCCGCAACTGGCGGAGCAACGGCCATGA
- a CDS encoding class I SAM-dependent methyltransferase produces the protein MNPEALQTLQTHLLTALASAPAETRRLFHGRGRCWPGLEQITVDWLQGVVLVSLFKEPEPIQLDGLTSMLLALTTSPAWQHSAAHTLAVQHRYLPQSLTQWLVGEPVEEWTLTEGGLRYRIDLGKKQNNGLFLDMRYGRDWVRANANGKRVLNLFAYTCGFSVAAIAGGARHVVNLDMSRAALSRGRDNHRLNGHDLSQVSFLGHDLFKSWGKVINSGPYDLVIIDPPTFQKGSFLLTKDYQRVLRRLPELLTAGGTVLACSNDPATGPGFLIDGVTREAPGLTFAQQLENPPEFPDADRECGLKALVFKMTVPGDGSDQ, from the coding sequence ATGAACCCTGAAGCCCTTCAAACCCTGCAGACTCATTTACTGACGGCGCTGGCGTCTGCGCCCGCAGAAACCCGGCGCCTGTTCCATGGCCGTGGGCGCTGCTGGCCGGGGCTGGAGCAGATCACCGTCGACTGGCTGCAAGGGGTGGTGCTGGTCTCGTTGTTCAAGGAGCCGGAGCCGATACAACTGGACGGCTTGACGTCGATGTTGTTGGCCCTGACCACCTCGCCTGCCTGGCAACACAGCGCCGCCCATACCCTGGCCGTGCAGCATCGCTACCTGCCGCAGAGCCTCACCCAATGGCTGGTGGGCGAACCCGTCGAGGAATGGACCCTCACCGAAGGCGGCCTGCGTTACCGGATCGACCTGGGCAAAAAACAGAACAACGGTCTGTTCCTCGACATGCGCTACGGCCGCGACTGGGTGCGGGCCAATGCCAATGGCAAGCGTGTACTGAACCTGTTCGCCTACACCTGCGGTTTCTCGGTGGCGGCCATCGCTGGCGGGGCGCGGCATGTGGTCAACCTGGACATGTCCCGCGCCGCCCTGAGTCGTGGCCGCGACAACCATCGCCTGAACGGCCATGACCTGAGCCAGGTGAGCTTCCTTGGCCATGATTTGTTCAAATCCTGGGGCAAGGTGATCAACAGCGGACCGTACGACCTGGTGATCATCGATCCACCTACGTTCCAGAAAGGCAGTTTCCTGCTGACCAAGGACTACCAGCGCGTCCTGCGCCGCCTGCCGGAACTGCTGACCGCCGGGGGCACGGTCCTGGCCTGCAGCAACGACCCGGCCACCGGCCCGGGCTTCCTCATCGACGGCGTCACCCGCGAAGCACCGGGCCTGACGTTCGCACAGCAGCTGGAAAATCCCCCGGAATTTCCAGATGCCGATAGGGAATGTGGCCTGAAGGCGCTGGTGTTCAAAATGACGGTACCTGGCGATGGTTCTGATCAGTAA
- a CDS encoding AraC family transcriptional regulator yields the protein MTARNWIDLKQDATSGIETVRAHFEGHAYDPHWHDAYLVGVTEQGVQQFHCRRQQHNSTPGKVFLLEPGELHDGNAPHDKGFTYRTLYLEPHWLERELRSLFDEAPDNAQLGFAATLTDDARLASATALAFQSLHEQEIRIVRQTALDTLLANLTQHLHWRTRINPDPRLPLVAQQARDYLHSHLHEDIGLDDLARVTGVDRFRLTRAFKAAFGLAPHAYLIQLRLARARRLLARGESAVAVAAMLGFADQSHLGRWFQRAYRLSPVDYRKRCSIVPD from the coding sequence ATGACGGCGCGCAACTGGATCGATCTCAAGCAGGACGCCACGTCTGGCATCGAGACCGTGCGCGCGCATTTCGAGGGGCATGCCTACGATCCCCATTGGCATGACGCGTACCTGGTGGGCGTGACCGAGCAGGGCGTGCAACAGTTCCATTGCCGCCGGCAGCAGCACAACAGTACGCCGGGCAAGGTGTTTTTGCTCGAACCCGGTGAGTTGCATGACGGCAATGCGCCTCACGACAAGGGCTTTACCTACCGTACGCTGTACCTGGAACCCCATTGGCTGGAGCGCGAACTGCGCTCTTTGTTCGACGAGGCGCCGGACAACGCCCAGCTGGGTTTTGCCGCCACGTTGACTGACGACGCACGGCTGGCGAGCGCCACAGCCCTGGCGTTCCAGAGCCTGCACGAGCAGGAAATCCGCATCGTGCGGCAGACGGCCCTCGACACACTCTTGGCCAATCTGACCCAACACTTGCACTGGCGGACGCGGATCAATCCCGACCCACGATTGCCGCTGGTCGCCCAGCAGGCCCGGGATTATCTGCACAGTCATCTGCACGAAGACATCGGGCTGGATGACCTGGCGCGGGTCACCGGTGTTGATCGTTTCCGCCTGACCCGTGCATTCAAGGCCGCTTTCGGCCTGGCGCCCCATGCCTACCTGATCCAGTTGCGCCTCGCTCGCGCCCGGCGTTTGCTGGCCCGAGGTGAGAGCGCCGTGGCGGTGGCGGCCATGCTTGGATTTGCCGACCAAAGTCACTTGGGCCGTTGGTTCCAGCGCGCCTATCGACTGAGCCCGGTGGACTACCGCAAGCGTTGCTCAATTGTTCCAGACTGA